The proteins below are encoded in one region of Ornithinimicrobium avium:
- the metG gene encoding methionine--tRNA ligase — MTHVLTSVAWPYANGPRHIGHVAGFGVPSDVFSRYMRMAGHDVLMVSGSDEHGTPILVQADKAGMTPQEFIDVNHRLIAEDLVALGVSYDLYTRTTTANHHQVVQQMFLACYANGYMVEQTQLVAISPSTGRTLPDRFIEGTCPICGYAEARGDQCDNCGNQLDPTDLIEPHSKINGETPEFKDTQHFFLDLPALAEALGEWLDGREASGLWRPNVIRFSTNILQEIRPRAMTRDIDWGITVPLPGWAEHPTKKLYVWFDAVIGYLSASVEWARRLGDGHEERWRDWWNDPEALSYYFMGKDNITFHSQIWPAEMLAHNGEGSRGGEQGPFGHLNLPTEVVSSEFLTMEGKQFSTSRSIVIYVRDVLDRYQPDALRYFLSAAAPETHDSDFSWPEFLKRTNTELVAGWGNLVNRTASMIAKNFGQVPAAGELEDVDRALLEQVRAGFGAVGGLIGAHKQKAGLAEAMRLVGEANAYVSTTEPFKLKGEDQRERLGTVLHVLAQAVVDLNTILSPYLPHSSTAVHHALGGEGIFQPMPQIQEVSDLDDPSIGDYPVITGDYTSAPRWEHRPVTVGAPVAKPSPIFTKLDPSVVEEERARLGLVDGAGV; from the coding sequence ATGACCCACGTCCTGACCTCCGTCGCCTGGCCGTACGCCAACGGTCCGCGCCACATCGGCCACGTCGCCGGCTTCGGCGTCCCGTCCGACGTCTTCAGCAGGTACATGCGGATGGCCGGCCACGACGTGCTCATGGTCAGCGGCTCCGACGAGCACGGCACGCCGATCCTGGTGCAGGCCGACAAGGCGGGGATGACGCCGCAGGAGTTCATCGACGTCAACCACCGGCTCATCGCCGAGGACCTCGTCGCTCTCGGGGTCTCCTACGACCTCTACACGCGCACCACGACGGCCAACCACCACCAGGTCGTGCAGCAGATGTTCCTGGCCTGCTACGCCAACGGCTACATGGTCGAGCAGACGCAGCTGGTGGCGATCAGCCCCTCGACCGGCCGCACGCTGCCGGACCGCTTCATCGAGGGCACCTGCCCGATCTGCGGCTACGCCGAGGCGCGCGGCGACCAGTGCGACAACTGCGGCAACCAGCTGGACCCCACCGACCTGATCGAGCCGCACTCCAAGATCAACGGCGAGACGCCGGAGTTCAAGGACACCCAGCACTTCTTCCTCGACCTGCCGGCGCTCGCCGAGGCCCTGGGGGAGTGGCTGGACGGGCGCGAGGCCAGTGGGCTGTGGCGCCCCAACGTCATCCGCTTCTCCACGAACATCCTGCAGGAGATCCGCCCGCGCGCGATGACGCGCGACATCGACTGGGGGATCACCGTCCCGCTGCCGGGGTGGGCGGAGCACCCGACCAAGAAGCTCTACGTGTGGTTCGACGCGGTCATCGGCTACCTCTCGGCGTCCGTCGAGTGGGCCCGGCGGCTCGGGGACGGCCACGAGGAGCGGTGGCGCGACTGGTGGAACGACCCGGAGGCGCTGTCCTACTACTTCATGGGCAAGGACAACATCACCTTCCACTCCCAGATCTGGCCGGCGGAGATGCTCGCGCACAACGGGGAGGGCAGCAGAGGCGGTGAGCAGGGCCCCTTCGGCCACCTCAACCTGCCCACCGAGGTCGTCTCCAGCGAGTTCCTCACGATGGAGGGCAAGCAGTTCTCCACCTCGCGCTCGATCGTCATCTACGTCCGCGACGTGCTGGACCGCTACCAGCCCGACGCGCTGCGCTACTTCCTCTCCGCCGCCGCGCCCGAGACGCACGACTCCGACTTCTCCTGGCCGGAGTTCCTCAAGCGCACGAACACCGAGCTCGTCGCGGGTTGGGGCAACCTGGTCAACCGCACCGCTTCGATGATCGCCAAGAACTTCGGGCAGGTCCCTGCCGCGGGCGAGCTCGAGGACGTCGACCGGGCGCTGCTGGAGCAGGTCCGCGCCGGGTTCGGCGCCGTCGGCGGCCTCATCGGTGCCCACAAGCAGAAGGCGGGGCTGGCCGAGGCGATGCGCCTGGTCGGTGAGGCCAACGCCTACGTCTCCACGACCGAGCCGTTCAAGCTCAAGGGGGAGGACCAGCGCGAGCGTCTCGGCACGGTGCTGCACGTGCTCGCCCAGGCGGTCGTCGACCTCAACACCATCCTCTCGCCCTACCTGCCGCACAGCTCGACCGCGGTCCACCACGCGCTGGGAGGCGAGGGCATCTTCCAGCCGATGCCGCAGATCCAGGAGGTCAGCGACCTGGACGACCCGTCGATCGGCGATTATCCGGTCATCACCGGCGACTACACCTCGGCGCCCCGCTGGGAGCACCGCCCCGTCACCGTGGGCGCGCCCGTGGCCAAGCCGTCGCCGATCTTCACCAAGCTCGACCCGTCGGTGGTCGAGGAGGAGCGGGCGCGGCTCGGGCTGGTCGACGGGGCCGGGGTATGA
- a CDS encoding TatD family hydrolase has protein sequence MTAERRAGRPPAPDPLPIPVADNHCHLDVRRDDAPLVGLEQVVAEAAAVGVDRLVQIGSDIGSARWTVSVLDDHPAVLGGVAIHPNEAPGHETAGDLDEVIDEIAALARHQRVRVIGETGLDYFRTGTEGVAAQHHAFRRHIALAKELDLALQIHDRDAHEDVLRILAEEGAPARTVLHCFSGDMAMAQECVRRGYYLSFAGTVTFRSAKGLRDALAVTPVEHLLVETDAPYLTPTPHRGRANAPYLIPLTVRAMAATLNTSVPQLCRALSDNSERVYGPW, from the coding sequence GTGACCGCCGAGCGTCGCGCCGGGCGGCCCCCCGCGCCCGACCCGCTGCCCATCCCGGTGGCGGACAACCACTGCCACCTGGACGTCCGGCGCGACGACGCGCCCCTCGTCGGGCTCGAGCAGGTCGTGGCCGAGGCAGCAGCCGTCGGCGTCGACCGGCTCGTGCAGATCGGCAGCGACATCGGGTCCGCGCGGTGGACGGTCTCGGTCCTCGACGACCACCCCGCGGTCCTGGGCGGCGTGGCGATCCACCCCAACGAGGCACCCGGTCACGAGACGGCCGGCGACCTGGACGAGGTGATCGACGAGATCGCCGCCCTCGCCCGGCACCAGCGGGTCCGGGTGATCGGGGAGACCGGCCTGGACTACTTCCGCACCGGGACCGAGGGCGTCGCGGCGCAGCACCACGCGTTCCGCCGGCACATCGCGCTGGCCAAGGAGCTGGACCTGGCCCTGCAGATCCACGACCGGGACGCCCACGAGGACGTGCTGCGGATCCTGGCCGAGGAGGGTGCACCGGCGAGGACGGTCCTGCACTGCTTCTCCGGCGACATGGCGATGGCGCAGGAGTGCGTGCGCCGCGGCTACTACCTGTCCTTCGCGGGCACCGTGACCTTCAGGTCGGCCAAGGGCCTGCGCGACGCCCTGGCCGTCACGCCGGTCGAGCACCTGCTCGTCGAGACCGACGCCCCGTACCTCACCCCGACCCCGCACCGGGGCCGGGCCAACGCGCCCTACCTGATCCCGCTGACGGTGCGGGCGATGGCGGCGACGCTCAACACCAGCGTGCCCCAGCTGTGCCGGGCGCTCTCCGACAACAGCGAGCGCGTCTACGGGCCCTGGTGA
- a CDS encoding FAD-dependent oxidoreductase, producing MRVAVVGSGPAGMYAAALLAQDERVDAVDVLDAHPTPFGLVRHGVAPDHHSTMSVAQVLTRTLELDGVRFFGNVTVGKDVSRAELLERYDVVVYAVGVDRDRELGVPGVVGSLPLIEWYTGLPGCPALDLSGVRSTVVVGGGNVALDVARLLLLDAAELRRSAMPDDVLLAYSGARVEQVHLVIRRSALDVKFSVPMLRELLAVPGLGTELDPPGLPPVPDDLSGVEGRQVAKRLSLFAEAAARTQERDDLSRLVVFHFGSEVVEVGPAGPDGAAEVVLERSGREPLVLTSGLTVSAIGYHGTRVPDLRYDESTSTIPNADGLVTGNEPGVAGREFVVGWAGRAPTGVIGTNRSEAARTVETIWRTVGEEVPARPRPGVEDLAALLHGRGVRFVDADGWRRIEAAERERGVTREAPQVRINDPDELLSRGTSDR from the coding sequence GTGCGCGTCGCAGTGGTGGGGTCCGGTCCGGCGGGGATGTATGCCGCCGCGCTCCTCGCGCAGGACGAGCGGGTCGACGCGGTCGACGTGCTCGACGCCCACCCGACCCCCTTCGGGCTCGTCCGGCACGGCGTGGCACCCGACCACCACTCGACGATGTCCGTCGCCCAGGTCCTGACCCGCACCCTCGAGCTGGACGGCGTGCGGTTCTTCGGCAACGTCACGGTGGGCAAGGACGTGAGCCGCGCCGAGCTCCTCGAGCGCTACGACGTCGTCGTCTACGCCGTCGGGGTGGACCGGGACAGGGAGCTGGGCGTCCCCGGAGTGGTCGGCTCGCTCCCTCTCATCGAGTGGTACACCGGCCTGCCCGGCTGCCCCGCGCTCGACCTGTCCGGGGTCCGTTCCACGGTCGTCGTGGGTGGTGGCAACGTCGCGCTCGACGTCGCGCGCCTGCTGCTGCTCGACGCCGCCGAGCTGCGCCGCTCGGCGATGCCCGACGACGTCCTCCTCGCCTACTCGGGAGCCCGCGTGGAGCAGGTCCACCTCGTCATCCGTCGCAGCGCCCTGGACGTGAAGTTCTCCGTGCCCATGCTCCGGGAGCTGCTCGCCGTGCCCGGCCTGGGCACCGAGCTCGACCCGCCCGGTCTGCCGCCCGTCCCGGACGACCTGTCCGGGGTCGAGGGACGGCAGGTGGCCAAGCGGCTCAGTCTCTTCGCCGAGGCGGCGGCCCGCACGCAGGAACGTGACGACCTGTCACGGCTCGTGGTCTTCCACTTCGGCAGCGAGGTCGTCGAGGTCGGCCCGGCCGGGCCGGACGGGGCGGCGGAGGTCGTCCTGGAGCGGTCGGGGCGCGAGCCGCTCGTCCTCACCTCGGGCCTGACGGTGAGCGCGATCGGCTACCACGGCACGCGGGTGCCCGACCTGCGCTACGACGAGAGCACCTCGACCATCCCCAACGCGGACGGGCTCGTCACCGGCAACGAGCCCGGGGTCGCCGGGCGCGAGTTCGTGGTCGGCTGGGCGGGCCGCGCGCCGACGGGCGTCATCGGGACCAACCGCTCGGAGGCGGCACGGACGGTGGAGACGATCTGGCGGACCGTCGGGGAGGAGGTGCCCGCGCGCCCTCGACCGGGGGTCGAGGACCTGGCGGCACTCCTGCACGGTCGCGGGGTGCGCTTCGTCGACGCGGACGGCTGGCGACGGATCGAGGCGGCCGAGCGGGAGCGAGGCGTGACGCGCGAAGCGCCGCAGGTCCGGATCAACGACCCTGACGAGCTGCTCTCCCGGGGGACCTCCGACCGCTGA
- a CDS encoding thioredoxin family protein yields the protein MSTTYSPEQPARETLEAAEGPAVVMFGTTWCGYCRAAERYVDPALAEHPDVPVHAVEDGRGRALGRSYRVKLWPTLIFLLDGVEVDRVVRPTGREAVDAALARIAAPGPQTGAAR from the coding sequence ATGAGCACCACCTACAGCCCGGAGCAGCCCGCGCGGGAGACCCTGGAGGCGGCCGAGGGGCCGGCCGTCGTCATGTTCGGCACCACCTGGTGCGGCTACTGCCGGGCGGCGGAGCGCTACGTCGACCCGGCCCTGGCCGAGCACCCGGACGTTCCGGTGCACGCCGTCGAGGACGGCCGCGGGCGGGCGCTGGGGCGTTCCTACCGGGTCAAGCTCTGGCCGACGCTGATCTTCCTGCTCGACGGCGTGGAGGTCGACCGGGTCGTCCGGCCGACCGGTCGGGAGGCCGTCGACGCCGCACTGGCCCGGATCGCCGCACCTGGTCCGCAGACCGGCGCAGCCCGCTGA
- the rsmA gene encoding 16S rRNA (adenine(1518)-N(6)/adenine(1519)-N(6))-dimethyltransferase RsmA yields the protein MSEPEESTAVTLLGPAQIRDLAARLGIRPTKQWGQNFVIDKGTVRRIVRASEITAEDVVLEVGPGLGSLTLAMLPHARHVTALEIDPVLAEQLPRTVADLAPDLLDRLDVVHADALRVAEIPGPAPTALVANLPYNVAVPVVLHLLATVPTLETVLVMVQLEVAERLAAGPGSKVYGVPSVKAGWYAEVTGAGRIGRTVFWPAPNVDSGLVRMVRRDPPVTLATRPEVFAVVDAAFAQRRKTLRAALSGWAGSGAAAEQALRAASVDPRARGEVLTVEDFARIAEHRPRTERVER from the coding sequence GTGAGCGAGCCCGAGGAGAGCACCGCCGTGACCCTGCTCGGCCCTGCGCAGATCCGCGACCTCGCCGCCCGGCTCGGCATCCGCCCCACCAAGCAGTGGGGGCAGAACTTCGTCATCGACAAGGGCACCGTCCGGCGCATCGTCCGGGCGTCCGAGATCACCGCCGAGGACGTCGTCCTCGAGGTCGGCCCGGGACTGGGCTCCCTCACGCTGGCGATGCTGCCGCACGCCCGGCACGTGACGGCCCTGGAGATCGACCCGGTCCTCGCAGAGCAGCTGCCGAGGACCGTCGCCGACCTCGCGCCGGACCTGCTCGACCGGCTCGACGTGGTGCACGCCGACGCGCTGCGCGTCGCCGAGATCCCCGGTCCTGCGCCCACGGCGTTGGTCGCCAACCTGCCGTACAACGTCGCCGTGCCGGTCGTCCTGCACCTGCTCGCGACCGTCCCGACGCTCGAGACGGTCCTCGTCATGGTCCAGCTCGAGGTCGCCGAACGCCTCGCCGCCGGCCCGGGGAGCAAGGTCTACGGGGTGCCGAGCGTCAAGGCCGGCTGGTATGCCGAGGTGACCGGAGCCGGGCGCATCGGGCGCACGGTCTTCTGGCCTGCGCCCAACGTCGACAGCGGACTGGTCCGCATGGTGCGCCGCGACCCGCCGGTGACGCTGGCCACGCGCCCGGAGGTCTTCGCGGTCGTCGACGCCGCCTTCGCCCAGCGGCGCAAGACGCTGCGCGCCGCGCTGTCGGGCTGGGCCGGGAGCGGTGCCGCGGCGGAGCAGGCGCTGCGCGCGGCCAGCGTCGACCCGCGCGCCCGGGGCGAGGTGCTGACCGTCGAGGATTTCGCCCGGATCGCCGAGCACCGTCCGCGGACCGAGCGGGTCGAGCGTTGA
- a CDS encoding MFS transporter has protein sequence MYRQLAWPVFVPSVLVGVARGATLPVSVLAAMQLGASAALASLIIALVGGAALLTTVPAGRFIDHVGDRPAMLVSVAAGAVCTAAIVGALVWGGQGALSLFVVAMVLNAPVMSVWTLSRQALVADQVPTVQRGRAMTALGGTLRAGNLVGPLLGAALLLRLPIWSVYVLSIGCALLALAVLYSPAGAALDVAARERGGGRGARPAGGPGRALVAPGAQRAGASLPTGPASAHVRWRAVTLAGAAVGALAVARAAQPVALQLWGVQLGLTASAISTLVAVGAAVELVLMLPGGHLKDRVGRTPVLIVCLAVYGAGFLLMPTLPSPPGMVTAVLVMALGNGLGAGINMTIGADLSPEVGRARFLGVWALFSGAGVLLGPATVSALVAIGGIGLALTGVGGVALGGAAWTAAVARAVGLPRGLGRDAPGTPPASGPPPTP, from the coding sequence GTGTACCGGCAGCTCGCCTGGCCGGTCTTCGTCCCCTCCGTCCTCGTCGGCGTGGCGCGCGGCGCCACCCTGCCGGTGTCCGTGCTGGCCGCGATGCAGCTGGGAGCCTCCGCGGCTCTGGCCAGCCTCATCATCGCGCTGGTCGGTGGCGCGGCGCTGCTCACGACCGTGCCTGCCGGCCGGTTCATCGACCACGTCGGGGACCGTCCGGCGATGCTCGTCTCCGTGGCGGCCGGCGCGGTCTGCACGGCCGCGATCGTCGGCGCCCTGGTCTGGGGTGGTCAGGGAGCGCTGAGCCTCTTCGTCGTCGCCATGGTGCTGAACGCACCGGTGATGTCGGTCTGGACCCTCTCCCGACAGGCGCTCGTCGCCGACCAGGTCCCCACCGTGCAGCGCGGCCGGGCGATGACCGCGCTGGGGGGCACCCTGCGGGCGGGCAACCTGGTGGGGCCGCTGCTGGGCGCCGCGCTCCTGCTGCGCCTGCCGATCTGGTCGGTCTACGTGCTGAGCATCGGGTGCGCGCTGCTCGCGCTCGCCGTCCTCTACAGCCCGGCCGGCGCGGCGCTCGACGTGGCGGCCCGGGAGCGCGGGGGCGGGCGCGGCGCACGCCCGGCAGGAGGACCGGGACGGGCCCTGGTCGCGCCCGGGGCACAGAGGGCGGGCGCGAGCCTGCCCACCGGCCCGGCGTCGGCCCACGTCCGGTGGCGGGCCGTGACGCTCGCCGGTGCCGCGGTGGGCGCCCTCGCCGTCGCCCGCGCGGCCCAGCCCGTCGCCCTGCAGCTCTGGGGCGTGCAGCTCGGCCTGACGGCCTCGGCGATCTCCACCCTGGTCGCCGTCGGCGCCGCGGTCGAGCTGGTCCTCATGCTGCCCGGCGGGCACCTCAAGGACCGTGTCGGGCGCACGCCGGTGCTGATCGTGTGCCTCGCCGTCTACGGCGCCGGGTTCCTGCTCATGCCGACCCTCCCGTCGCCGCCGGGCATGGTCACGGCGGTCCTGGTCATGGCGCTGGGCAACGGTCTGGGTGCCGGGATCAACATGACGATCGGCGCGGACCTGAGCCCGGAGGTGGGCCGGGCCCGCTTCCTCGGCGTCTGGGCGCTGTTCAGCGGAGCGGGTGTGCTCCTCGGACCCGCGACGGTGTCCGCCCTGGTCGCGATCGGGGGAATCGGCCTCGCCCTCACGGGCGTCGGCGGGGTGGCGCTGGGCGGTGCCGCGTGGACCGCGGCGGTCGCGCGTGCCGTCGGCCTGCCGCGCGGCCTGGGCCGCGACGCACCCGGCACGCCCCCCGCCTCGGGACCCCCGCCGACCCCATAG
- a CDS encoding 4-(cytidine 5'-diphospho)-2-C-methyl-D-erythritol kinase → MSPGTSTDSVAVRVPGKVNLELLVGAQREDGYHEVSTVYQAVSVYDRVTVRPAERWSVSVTGPYADRVPTGDSNLALVAAKTLGRRRPRHGRSSPVHVEIDKTIPVAGGMAGGSANAAAALVACRELWQLDHVDNELLDQIASGLGSDVTFLLHGGTAIGSGRGEQVTPVLGRGELHWVLWVGEGLELSTPEVYAECDRLREAAGETPPAPEPSSELLTALRRMDAADVAAALHNDLQAAAVSLRPELAGVIEAGTELGALGAMVSGSGPTVAFLAGSQTEAIDLSVGLAANGPVGDIVRAIGPVPGAQVVQHLRTPPPAPPTRPVGPVTG, encoded by the coding sequence ATGAGCCCTGGGACGAGCACCGACTCCGTCGCCGTGCGCGTGCCCGGCAAGGTCAACCTCGAGCTGCTCGTCGGTGCGCAGCGCGAGGACGGCTACCACGAGGTGTCCACCGTCTACCAGGCCGTCAGCGTCTATGACCGCGTCACCGTCCGCCCGGCCGAGCGGTGGTCGGTGAGCGTGACCGGTCCCTACGCCGACCGCGTCCCCACCGGCGACTCCAACCTCGCCCTGGTCGCGGCCAAGACCCTCGGCCGGCGCCGCCCGCGGCACGGCCGGTCCTCGCCGGTGCACGTCGAGATCGACAAGACGATCCCCGTCGCCGGCGGGATGGCCGGCGGCTCGGCCAACGCGGCGGCCGCCCTGGTGGCCTGCCGCGAGCTGTGGCAGCTGGACCACGTCGACAACGAGCTGCTCGACCAGATCGCCTCCGGGCTCGGCTCGGACGTCACCTTCCTCCTCCATGGCGGGACCGCGATCGGCTCCGGCCGCGGCGAGCAGGTCACCCCGGTGCTGGGCCGCGGGGAGCTGCACTGGGTCCTGTGGGTCGGTGAGGGCCTGGAGCTGTCGACCCCCGAGGTGTATGCCGAGTGCGACCGTCTCCGCGAGGCCGCCGGTGAGACGCCCCCCGCCCCCGAGCCCTCCAGCGAGCTGCTGACGGCCCTGCGCCGGATGGACGCCGCGGACGTCGCGGCCGCGCTGCACAACGACCTCCAGGCCGCCGCGGTCTCGCTGCGGCCGGAGCTCGCCGGGGTCATCGAGGCCGGCACCGAGCTGGGCGCCCTCGGTGCGATGGTGTCCGGGTCCGGTCCGACGGTCGCCTTCCTGGCCGGGTCGCAGACCGAGGCCATCGACCTCTCCGTCGGACTGGCCGCCAACGGGCCCGTCGGCGACATCGTCCGCGCCATCGGCCCCGTGCCCGGCGCCCAGGTCGTCCAGCACCTGCGCACCCCGCCCCCGGCGCCGCCCACCCGGCCGGTGGGGCCGGTCACCGGCTGA
- a CDS encoding ABC-F family ATP-binding cassette domain-containing protein gives MAAPPANLVALDRARLVAGTQVLLDDVSVGVSDGDRIGVVGRNGGGKSSLLGALVGTRPLDEGRVVRAGGVSAGMLGQVDALDPVATVREVVLGDLAEHVWAGDPRVREVLDGLLGGTDAQALGGWDAVVGPMSGGERRRLALAALLVADPDLLVLDEPTNHLDVEGVAWLAAYLSSRRPRSGSGLLVVTHDRWFLDAVSTRTWEVADGQVHVYEGGYAAYVLARVERQRVAKVTEERRANLARKELAWLRRGPPARTSKPRFRIEAATALIEGEPPPRDSVELVRFATTRLGKDVFDLVDATVTVGDRTLLEDVTWRIGPGDRYGVVGVNGAGKSTLLRVLQGQHPLAAGRLRTGKTVQVACLSQELRELDRVAGWSVIDSITEVRSFTMIGGKEVSASSLAQRLGFTGGRQQSRVGDLSGGERRRLQFVRLLMDEPNVLMLDEPTNDLDIDTLTSMEDVLDGWAGTLLVVSHDRYLLERMTDRQVALLGDGTLRDLPGGVEQYLELRARIREAGRVTSARSTSAPSSAGSGGASTPRAAYTPAQVREARKTLARVERALDRLHEEEVLLHDQMAAAATDPTRLAELTEAQRTLAEQEEALELEWLEASEAAEG, from the coding sequence ATGGCGGCCCCGCCCGCCAACCTCGTCGCCCTCGACCGCGCCCGGCTGGTCGCCGGCACCCAGGTGCTGCTCGACGACGTGTCCGTAGGCGTCTCCGACGGCGACCGGATCGGTGTGGTCGGCCGCAACGGTGGCGGCAAGTCCTCCCTGCTGGGGGCCCTGGTCGGCACCCGCCCGCTGGACGAGGGCAGGGTCGTGCGGGCCGGCGGCGTGAGTGCCGGGATGCTCGGCCAGGTCGACGCCCTCGACCCCGTCGCCACCGTCCGCGAGGTGGTCCTGGGCGATCTCGCCGAGCACGTGTGGGCCGGCGACCCTCGCGTGCGCGAGGTGCTCGACGGGCTGCTCGGCGGCACCGACGCGCAGGCGCTCGGCGGCTGGGACGCGGTCGTGGGGCCGATGTCGGGCGGTGAGCGCCGCCGGCTCGCGCTGGCCGCCCTGCTCGTCGCCGACCCCGACCTGCTCGTCCTCGACGAGCCCACCAACCACCTGGACGTCGAGGGGGTCGCCTGGCTCGCGGCATACCTGTCCTCGAGGCGTCCGCGGAGCGGCAGCGGGCTGCTCGTGGTGACCCACGACCGATGGTTCCTGGACGCGGTGAGCACCCGCACCTGGGAGGTCGCCGACGGTCAGGTGCACGTCTACGAGGGTGGCTACGCCGCCTACGTCCTCGCCAGGGTCGAGCGCCAGCGGGTCGCGAAGGTGACCGAGGAGCGGCGGGCCAACCTGGCCCGCAAGGAGCTGGCCTGGCTGCGGCGCGGTCCCCCGGCGCGCACGAGCAAGCCGCGCTTCCGGATCGAGGCGGCGACCGCGCTGATCGAGGGGGAGCCGCCGCCGCGCGACTCGGTCGAGCTGGTGCGCTTCGCCACGACACGGCTGGGCAAGGACGTCTTCGACCTGGTCGACGCCACGGTCACGGTCGGCGACCGCACGCTGCTGGAGGACGTCACCTGGCGGATCGGGCCGGGCGACCGCTACGGCGTCGTGGGTGTCAACGGCGCGGGCAAGTCCACCCTGCTGCGGGTGCTCCAGGGTCAGCACCCGCTGGCCGCCGGCCGGCTCAGGACGGGCAAGACGGTGCAGGTCGCCTGCCTGAGCCAGGAGCTGCGCGAGCTGGACCGGGTCGCCGGGTGGAGCGTCATCGACTCGATCACCGAGGTGCGCAGCTTCACCATGATCGGGGGCAAGGAGGTCTCGGCCTCCTCCCTGGCCCAGCGGCTCGGCTTCACCGGCGGTCGGCAGCAGTCGCGGGTGGGTGACCTCTCCGGCGGGGAGCGGCGCCGGCTGCAGTTCGTCCGGCTGCTCATGGACGAGCCCAACGTGCTCATGCTCGACGAGCCGACCAACGACCTGGACATCGACACGCTCACCTCGATGGAGGACGTCCTCGACGGCTGGGCCGGGACGCTGCTCGTCGTCTCCCACGACCGCTACCTGCTCGAGCGGATGACCGACCGGCAGGTGGCGCTGCTCGGCGACGGCACGCTGCGCGACCTGCCCGGCGGGGTCGAGCAGTACCTCGAGCTGCGAGCTCGGATTCGCGAGGCAGGCAGGGTGACGTCGGCGCGGAGCACCTCCGCGCCCTCGTCCGCAGGCTCCGGAGGGGCGTCGACGCCGCGGGCGGCCTACACCCCGGCGCAGGTGCGCGAGGCCCGCAAGACCCTCGCCCGGGTCGAGCGGGCGCTGGACCGGCTGCACGAGGAGGAGGTGCTGCTGCACGACCAGATGGCCGCGGCGGCCACCGACCCTACGAGGCTGGCGGAGCTCACCGAGGCGCAGCGCACCCTGGCCGAGCAGGAGGAGGCCCTGGAGCTGGAGTGGCTGGAGGCCTCCGAGGCGGCCGAGGGCTGA
- a CDS encoding YetF domain-containing protein — translation MHAALVIVTLVLLQRSSDFLAWRFTPFARVTEEVPSLLVPDGARLRQALDLDRLDESDIVAADRKDQGLERLDQVKSAALESSGEITVVPRQHAAPQA, via the coding sequence GTGCACGCCGCCCTGGTGATCGTCACGCTGGTCCTGCTGCAGCGCAGCAGCGACTTCCTGGCGTGGAGGTTCACGCCGTTCGCGCGGGTCACCGAGGAGGTGCCCTCGCTGCTCGTCCCCGACGGCGCCCGGCTGCGGCAGGCGCTCGACCTCGACCGGCTGGACGAGTCCGACATCGTGGCGGCCGACCGCAAGGATCAGGGCCTGGAGCGGCTCGACCAGGTCAAGTCGGCGGCGCTGGAGTCCTCGGGGGAGATCACGGTCGTGCCCAGGCAGCACGCCGCGCCGCAGGCCTGA